Proteins from a genomic interval of Oncorhynchus keta strain PuntledgeMale-10-30-2019 unplaced genomic scaffold, Oket_V2 Un_contig_4949_pilon_pilon, whole genome shotgun sequence:
- the LOC127925024 gene encoding putative nuclease HARBI1 yields the protein MLWQNGLAQSMTPESFGPLKSQCLSQGEFSGVLLGDRGYGCQPFLLTPFTDPQEAQQAYNHAHARTRARVEMTFGLLKARFHCLHKLRVSPVRACDITVACAVLHNVACLRKERAPRVPPAMDWDNPAIFLMTTVVGC from the exons atgttgtggcaaaatggcctggctcagtccatgactccagaatctttcgggcctctgaaatctcagtgcctatcacaag gtgaattctctggtgtgttgctgggagacagggggtatggctgccagccttttctcctgacacctttcacagacccccaggaagcacagcaggcctacaaccatgcccatgccaggaccagggccagagttgaaatgacctttggcctcctgaaggcacgctttcactgccttcacaaattaagggtcagccctgttagggcatgtgatattactgtggcttgtgctgtcctccacaatgtggcctgcctgaggaaggagagggcccccagagtgccaccagccatggactgggacaatccggcaatcttcctgatgacgacagtggtcggctgctga